The following proteins come from a genomic window of Nicotiana tomentosiformis chromosome 12, ASM39032v3, whole genome shotgun sequence:
- the LOC104103063 gene encoding protein GFS12 isoform X3 — MGREMCFECLQRKIQSDFSDQLIFCYGLSDSPIPFGSTAVVQPSNSNGEGLPQFQLTYMPLHKDSCLATYIDQYYLEDLEARTNSGSAQAVPVEIDQVQAEVSVGLSSDKTSSLETRSTECEDLQNGGKHTSLYGLGCQNLTCNFSGTFSCFRTLTALVPVARIGISSSALVECIISEFLAGSLEDQILHSLTLMIEGKRSGRESVNFLRLVGIPSFEEEHCPGCIRHPNISPTLGMLKNSGQLNLLLPKMPHTLENILHFSPGVLKSDWHMRYLIFQLLSGLAYMHGLGVSHGNVCPSSISLVDSLWCWLPICYKFLQSSVSISKIECNPDSGVSCCFSGCSLQGLYADLKLSQSTDWFSSFKCWWKGEMSNFEYLLVLNRLAGRRWGDNTFYTVMPWVIDFSVKPDENTDTGWRDLTKSKWRLAKGDEQLDFTYSTSEIPHHVSDECLSELAVCSYKARRLPLSVLRMAVRSVYEPNEYPSTMQRLYQWTPDECIPEFYCDPHIFYSIHSGMSHLAVPSWAGTPEEFIKLHRDALESDRVSRQLHNWIDITFGYKLCGDAAVAAKNVMLPSSAPSKPKSVGRRQLFTKPHPPRRLATVRICDTSNEAEMNQLPTSDMTEQALVVGTSFLHELEEAAAFSEHAPHLAPIYNLHPDDHEELDSPGKGLLTKKLENTTSRKTGYSTITVKPSVIDVNYLLKNIEVVDDVSMGYQALLLWKQKCSHPHILSEDVANDIFAVGCILAELHLRRPLFDPTSLAVYLECGVLPALVQELPPDTQVVVESCIQKDWRRRPSAKCLLDSPYFLATVKSSYLFLAPLQLIAKDESRLRYAAAFVRQGALKAMGTFAAEMCAPNCLKLVLNPLSDSEAEWGCIILTELLRCLNPEAVKKLVILAIQKILQGTGPSHLKVSLLQGSFVLDIWNKIGKQAYVETVHPFVVSNLLGTPCKSSAVAASVLLIGSSEELGVPVTVHQTILPLLHCFGKGLSDDGIDVLVRIGGLFGENFIVRQILPLLRIVILSCIDNSFANKHEAAQSWSSLVLMDCLMTLDGLTASLTREVLVKELVEDGRFLYLQVLMQTNLGIQVVEGAARNLLALCQQIGSDLTALHVLPKLRKLFDELAFSQEKAGHSSIQGGIRGPSTKGEDENKITSRLDLVMLLYPSFASLLGIEKLRQCCATWLLLEQFLLRRYNWKWESAGESSRSGPGTYARKLSLGESLTSECTPAKKLLNGLGWSTPQSQGKRGSKTPTLNRHLSSQHQDSADRNARGSDFSKMEPWYWFPSPAANWSGPDFIGRPGGSKDELPWKIKASVLHSVRAHHGVLRSIAVCQDECFLFTAGVGPGFKGIVQKWELSRIDSISGYYGHEEVVNDICLLASGGRVASCDGTVHVWNGQTGKLISVFAEFSTSSVQHTGPLAKASKLNAEQANMLHFNSLSGGILNTSFDGNLYTSMHYSEYLDNLVVGTGNGSLSNTETLNIHLGLLLGKVLAIADYLM; from the exons ATGGGAAGGGAAATGTGTTTTGAGTGTCTTCAACGTAAAATTCAATCAGATTTCTCAGACCAACTCATCTTCTGTTATGGTCTTTCCGATTCTCCTATTCCTTTTGGCTCTACTGCCGTCGTTCAG CCATCAAATTCAAATGGAGAAGGGTTGCCACAGTTTCAGTTGACTTATATGCCCCTTCATAAAGATAGTTGCTTGGCCACTTACAT TGATCAGTATTATTTAGAGGATCTTGAAGCAAGAACGAATAGTGGCAGTGCGCAGGCAGTTCCGGTGGAGATTGATCAGGTTCAAGCTGAGGTCAGTGTTGGACTCTCCAGTGATAAAACTTCTTCATTAGAAACTAGATCAACTGAATGTGAAGATTTGCAGAATGGTGGCAAACATACATCCCTATATGGACTAGGTTGTCAAAATTTGACCTGTAACTTTTCTGGTACGTTTTCTTGCTTTAGGACTCTGACTGCCCTGGTTCCAGTCGCTCGGATTGGGATTTCATCATCTGCATTAGTTGAATGTATTATTTCAGAATTCTTGGCTGGATCTCTTGAAGATCAAATTTTACATTCTTTAACTCTCATGATAGAAGGTAAAAGATCAGGACGAGAGAGTGTTAACTTTCTTAGATTAGTGGGGATTCCTTCATTTGAGGAAGAACACTGCCCTGGCTGCATAAGGCATCCAAACATTTCTCCGACTTTAGGAATGCTAAAAAATTCCGGTCAACTTAATTTGTTGCTTCCAAAAATGCCACATACCTTGGAAAACATACTTCACTTCAGCCCTGGTGTCTTAAAGTCTGACTGGCATATGCGGTATTTAATCTTTCAGCTATTATCAGGGTTGGCTTACATGCATGGTTTAGGTGTTTCCCATGGTAATGTCTGTCCATCCAGTATATCATTGGTTGATTCGCTATGGTGTTGGCTGCCCATTTGTTATAAGTTCCTCCAGAGTTCCGTTTCAATTTCTAAAATAGAGTGCAATCCTGATTCAGGAGTTAGTTGCTGTTTTAGCGGGTGCTCTTTACAAGGGCTTTATGCCGATCTAAAGCTCTCCCAATCTACAGATTGGTTTTCTAGCTTTAAATGTTGGTGGAAGGGTGAAATGAGTAACTTTGAGTATCTGTTAGTCTTAAACCGATTAGCAGGGAGAAGGTGGGGTGACAATACCTTTTATACTGTAATGCCATGGGTTATAGATTTTAGCGTGAAACCTGATGAGAATACTGACACGGGATGGAGAGATCTAACTAAGAGCAAATGGAGGCTGGCAAAAGGTGACGAGCAATTGGACTTCACGTATTCGACATCTGAAATTCCTCATCATGTATCAGATGAGTGCCTGTCTGAGCTGGCTGTCTGCAGTTATAAGGCAAGGAGGTTGCCCTTGAGTGTTTTGCGTATGGCTGTTCGTTCAGTTTATGAACCAAATGAATATCCTTCCACCATGCAAAGACTATATCAATGGACACCAGATGAGTGCATTCCAGAATTTTATTGTGATCCGCATATATTTTATTCTATACATTCTGGGATGTCTCATTTGGCTGTGCCCTCATGGGCGGGCACCCCCGAGGAATTCATCAAGTTGCATAGAGACGCTTTAGAAAGCGATAGGGTTTCACGCCAACTACATAATTGGATTGACATCACCTTCGGCTACAAATTATGTGGTGACGCTGCTGTTGCTGCCAAAAATGTTATGTTGCCCTCATCTGCTCCTTCAAAACCGAAATCAGTGGGACGCCGTCAACTTTTTACAAAACCACATCCTCCTCGGCGGCTTGCTACCGTGAGAATTTGTGACACGTCCAATGAAGCAGAAATGAATCAACTCCCAACAAGTGACATGACTGAGCAAGCTCTGGTTGTTGGAACTTCATTCTTGCATGAATTGGAAGAAGCAGCTGCATTCTCTGAGCATGCGCCTCATTTGGCTCCTATTTACAACTTGCATCCAGATGATCACGAAGAGCTTGACTCCCCTGGGAAAGGGCTATTAACTAAGAAATTAGAGAATACTACATCCAGAAAAACTGGCTATAGCACCATTACAGTCAAGCCATCTGTCATTGATGTGAATTACCTTCTCAAGAATATTGAAGTGGTCGATGATGTATCTATGGGATATCAAGCACTATTGCTTTGGAAGCAAAAATGTTCCCATCCACACATTTTGTCTGAAGATGTTGCTAATGATATCTTTGCAGTTGGCTGCATCTTAGCAGAACTTCACTTGAGAAGGCCACTTTTTGATCCAACCTCTTTAGCTGTGTACTTAGAGTGTGGTGTCTTACCTGCATTAGTACAAGAACTTCCCCCTGACACTCAAGTTGTTGTTGAATCCTGCATCCAAAAGGATTGGAGGAG GAGGCCTTCTGCCAAATGTCTTTTGGACTCTCCTTATTTTCTAGCAACAGTCAAGTCATCCTACTTGTTTCTTGCCCCCCTTCAGCTTATAGCAAAAGATGAATCACGACTTCGTTATGCTGCAGCTTTTGTCCGACAGGGAGCACTCAAAGCAATGGGAACATTTGCTGCCGAAATGTGTGCTCCTAACTGTTTGAAACTAGTCTTGAATCCTTTATCGGATTCTGAAGCTGAATGGGGTTGCATAATACTCACAGAACTTTTGAGGTGTCTGAATCCAGAAGCAGTAAAGAAACTGGTCATACTTGCTATCCAGAAGATTCTTCAG GGTACTGGTCCTTCACATTTGAAGGTTTCTCTTCTCCAAGGTTCCTTCGTGCTGGATATATGGAACAAGATTGGTAAACAAGCGTATGTGGAAACAGTACATCCATTTGTTGTATCAAACTTACTTGGTACTCCTTGCAAGAGCTCTGCTGTTGCTGCCTCTGTCCTGTTGATTGGCTCTAGTGAGGAACTTGGTGTTCCTGTTACTGTTCATCAG ACGATCTTACCTCTCCTTCACTGCTTTGGCAAGGGGCTCAGTGATGATGGAATTGATGTCTTAGTTAGAATTG GTGGTCTTTTTGGAGAGAATTTCATAGTCAGACAGATTCTACCGTTACTAAGAATTGTCATTCTTTCGTGCATTGACAATTCATTTGCAAATAAGCATGAAGCTGCACAGAGTTGGAGTTCTTTGGTCCTAATGGACTGTCTAATGACTTTAGATGGTCTCACTGCTTCCTTGACAAGGGAGGTGCTTGTTAAGGAGCTTGTTGAG GACGGCAGATTCTTATATCTTCAGGTTCTCATGCAGACCAACTTGGGAATTCAGGTGGTCGAG GGTGCTGCAAGAAATCTGCTAGCTCTTTGTCAGCAAATTGGATCAGATTTAACAGCATTACACGTCCTTCCAAAACTCAGGAAACTTTTTGATGAGCTTGCCTTCTCCCAGGAGAAAGCAGGCCATTCTAGCATCCAGGGCGGAATTCGAGGTCCCAGCACCAAGGGGGAAGATGAGAACAAAATTACAAGCCGTTTGGACCTTGT AATGCTTTTATATCCATCATTTGCATCTCTTCTTGGTATAGAGAAGCTTCGCCAGTGTTGTGCCACATGGTTGCTACTAGAGCAGTTTCTTCTGCGCCGTTATAACTGGAAG TGGGAATCCGCAGGGGAATCCTCACGAAGCGGTCCAGGAACATATGCTAGAAAGCTGTCTCTTGGTGAGAGCTTAACTTCTGAATGTACTCCAGCTAAGAAGTTGCTGAATGGTTTAGGGTGGTCAACACCTCAATCACAAGGAAAAAGAGGCTCCAAAACCCCTACATTAAACAGACATCTGTCTAGCCAACATCAGGATTCTGCAGATAGGAATGCAAGAGGCTCAGATTTTAGCAAGATGGAACCCTGGTATTGGTTCCCGAGTCCAGCTGCTAATTGGAGTGGCCCTGATTTTATTGGCCGTCCTGGTGGTTCAAAGGATGAACTTCCATGGAAAATCAAAGCATCTGTTCTGCACTCTGTTCGAGCACATCACGGAGTGCTAAGATCTATAGCAGTCTGCCAAGATGAATGCTTTCTTTTCACTGCTGGAGTTGGTCCAGGATTCAAAGGGATTGTTCAAAAGTGGGAGTTGTCAAGAATTGATTCTATATCTGGTTATTACGGCCATGAAGAG GTTGTGAATGACATTTGTCTTTTGGCATCCGGTGGAAGGGTAGCATCCTGTGATGGGACAGTGCATGTGTGGAATGGCCAAACGGGGAAGCTAATATCTGTGTTTGCAGAGTTTTCGACAAGCTCTGTGCAACATACTGGCCCTTTGGCCAAAGCTTCAAAGTTGAATGCAGAACAGGCTAATATGCTACATTTCAATTCATTGTCAGGTGGAATATTGAACACTTCATTTGATGGTAATTTATACACTAGTATGCATTACTCAGAATATCTGGACAATCTTGTTGTGGGTACTGGAAATGGCTCTCTCAG CAATACGGAAACCCTCAATATCCATCTTGGGTTGCTGTTGGGCAAAGTTCTGGCTATTGCAGATTATTTGATGTGA
- the LOC104103063 gene encoding protein GFS12 isoform X7 yields MGREMCFECLQRKIQSDFSDQLIFCYGLSDSPIPFGSTAVVQPSNSNGEGLPQFQLTYMPLHKDSCLATYIDQYYLEDLEARTNSGSAQAVPVEIDQVQAEVSVGLSSDKTSSLETRSTECEDLQNGGKHTSLYGLGCQNLTCNFSGTFSCFRTLTALVPVARIGISSSALVECIISEFLAGSLEDQILHSLTLMIEGKRSGRESVNFLRLVGIPSFEEEHCPGCIRHPNISPTLGMLKNSGQLNLLLPKMPHTLENILHFSPGVLKSDWHMRYLIFQLLSGLAYMHGLGVSHGNVCPSSISLVDSLWCWLPICYKFLQSSVSISKIECNPDSGVSCCFSGCSLQGLYADLKLSQSTDWFSSFKCWWKGEMSNFEYLLVLNRLAGRRWGDNTFYTVMPWVIDFSVKPDENTDTGWRDLTKSKWRLAKGDEQLDFTYSTSEIPHHVSDECLSELAVCSYKARRLPLSVLRMAVRSVYEPNEYPSTMQRLYQWTPDECIPEFYCDPHIFYSIHSGMSHLAVPSWAGTPEEFIKLHRDALESDRVSRQLHNWIDITFGYKLCGDAAVAAKNVMLPSSAPSKPKSVGRRQLFTKPHPPRRLATVRICDTSNEAEMNQLPTSDMTEQALVVGTSFLHELEEAAAFSEHAPHLAPIYNLHPDDHEELDSPGKGLLTKKLENTTSRKTGYSTITVKPSVIDVNYLLKNIEVVDDVSMGYQALLLWKQKCSHPHILSEDVANDIFAVGCILAELHLRRPLFDPTSLAVYLECGVLPALVQELPPDTQVVVESCIQKDWRRRPSAKCLLDSPYFLATVKSSYLFLAPLQLIAKDESRLRYAAAFVRQGALKAMGTFAAEMCAPNCLKLVLNPLSDSEAEWGCIILTELLRCLNPEAVKKLVILAIQKILQGTGPSHLKVSLLQGSFVLDIWNKIGKQAYVETVHPFVVSNLLGTPCKSSAVAASVLLIGSSEELGVPVTVHQTILPLLHCFGKGLSDDGIDVLVRIGGLFGENFIVRQILPLLRIVILSCIDNSFANKHEAAQSWSSLVLMDCLMTLDGLTASLTREVLVKELVEDGRFLYLQVLMQTNLGIQVVEGAARNLLALCQQIGSDLTALHVLPKLRKLFDELAFSQEKAGHSSIQGGIRGPSTKGEDENKITSRLDLVMLLYPSFASLLGIEKLRQCCATWLLLEQFLLRRYNWKWESAGESSRSGPGTYARKLSLGESLTSECTPAKKLLNGLGWSTPQSQGKRGSKTPTLNRHLSSQHQDSADRNARGSDFSKMEPWYWFPSPAANWSGPDFIGRPGGSKDELPWKIKASVLHSVRAHHGVLRSIAVCQDECFLFTAGVGPGFKGIVQKWELSRIDSISGYYGHEEVVNDICLLASGGRVASCDGTVHVWNGQTGKLISVFAEFSTSSVQHTGPLAKASKLNAEQANMLHFNSLSAIRKPSISILGCCWAKFWLLQII; encoded by the exons ATGGGAAGGGAAATGTGTTTTGAGTGTCTTCAACGTAAAATTCAATCAGATTTCTCAGACCAACTCATCTTCTGTTATGGTCTTTCCGATTCTCCTATTCCTTTTGGCTCTACTGCCGTCGTTCAG CCATCAAATTCAAATGGAGAAGGGTTGCCACAGTTTCAGTTGACTTATATGCCCCTTCATAAAGATAGTTGCTTGGCCACTTACAT TGATCAGTATTATTTAGAGGATCTTGAAGCAAGAACGAATAGTGGCAGTGCGCAGGCAGTTCCGGTGGAGATTGATCAGGTTCAAGCTGAGGTCAGTGTTGGACTCTCCAGTGATAAAACTTCTTCATTAGAAACTAGATCAACTGAATGTGAAGATTTGCAGAATGGTGGCAAACATACATCCCTATATGGACTAGGTTGTCAAAATTTGACCTGTAACTTTTCTGGTACGTTTTCTTGCTTTAGGACTCTGACTGCCCTGGTTCCAGTCGCTCGGATTGGGATTTCATCATCTGCATTAGTTGAATGTATTATTTCAGAATTCTTGGCTGGATCTCTTGAAGATCAAATTTTACATTCTTTAACTCTCATGATAGAAGGTAAAAGATCAGGACGAGAGAGTGTTAACTTTCTTAGATTAGTGGGGATTCCTTCATTTGAGGAAGAACACTGCCCTGGCTGCATAAGGCATCCAAACATTTCTCCGACTTTAGGAATGCTAAAAAATTCCGGTCAACTTAATTTGTTGCTTCCAAAAATGCCACATACCTTGGAAAACATACTTCACTTCAGCCCTGGTGTCTTAAAGTCTGACTGGCATATGCGGTATTTAATCTTTCAGCTATTATCAGGGTTGGCTTACATGCATGGTTTAGGTGTTTCCCATGGTAATGTCTGTCCATCCAGTATATCATTGGTTGATTCGCTATGGTGTTGGCTGCCCATTTGTTATAAGTTCCTCCAGAGTTCCGTTTCAATTTCTAAAATAGAGTGCAATCCTGATTCAGGAGTTAGTTGCTGTTTTAGCGGGTGCTCTTTACAAGGGCTTTATGCCGATCTAAAGCTCTCCCAATCTACAGATTGGTTTTCTAGCTTTAAATGTTGGTGGAAGGGTGAAATGAGTAACTTTGAGTATCTGTTAGTCTTAAACCGATTAGCAGGGAGAAGGTGGGGTGACAATACCTTTTATACTGTAATGCCATGGGTTATAGATTTTAGCGTGAAACCTGATGAGAATACTGACACGGGATGGAGAGATCTAACTAAGAGCAAATGGAGGCTGGCAAAAGGTGACGAGCAATTGGACTTCACGTATTCGACATCTGAAATTCCTCATCATGTATCAGATGAGTGCCTGTCTGAGCTGGCTGTCTGCAGTTATAAGGCAAGGAGGTTGCCCTTGAGTGTTTTGCGTATGGCTGTTCGTTCAGTTTATGAACCAAATGAATATCCTTCCACCATGCAAAGACTATATCAATGGACACCAGATGAGTGCATTCCAGAATTTTATTGTGATCCGCATATATTTTATTCTATACATTCTGGGATGTCTCATTTGGCTGTGCCCTCATGGGCGGGCACCCCCGAGGAATTCATCAAGTTGCATAGAGACGCTTTAGAAAGCGATAGGGTTTCACGCCAACTACATAATTGGATTGACATCACCTTCGGCTACAAATTATGTGGTGACGCTGCTGTTGCTGCCAAAAATGTTATGTTGCCCTCATCTGCTCCTTCAAAACCGAAATCAGTGGGACGCCGTCAACTTTTTACAAAACCACATCCTCCTCGGCGGCTTGCTACCGTGAGAATTTGTGACACGTCCAATGAAGCAGAAATGAATCAACTCCCAACAAGTGACATGACTGAGCAAGCTCTGGTTGTTGGAACTTCATTCTTGCATGAATTGGAAGAAGCAGCTGCATTCTCTGAGCATGCGCCTCATTTGGCTCCTATTTACAACTTGCATCCAGATGATCACGAAGAGCTTGACTCCCCTGGGAAAGGGCTATTAACTAAGAAATTAGAGAATACTACATCCAGAAAAACTGGCTATAGCACCATTACAGTCAAGCCATCTGTCATTGATGTGAATTACCTTCTCAAGAATATTGAAGTGGTCGATGATGTATCTATGGGATATCAAGCACTATTGCTTTGGAAGCAAAAATGTTCCCATCCACACATTTTGTCTGAAGATGTTGCTAATGATATCTTTGCAGTTGGCTGCATCTTAGCAGAACTTCACTTGAGAAGGCCACTTTTTGATCCAACCTCTTTAGCTGTGTACTTAGAGTGTGGTGTCTTACCTGCATTAGTACAAGAACTTCCCCCTGACACTCAAGTTGTTGTTGAATCCTGCATCCAAAAGGATTGGAGGAG GAGGCCTTCTGCCAAATGTCTTTTGGACTCTCCTTATTTTCTAGCAACAGTCAAGTCATCCTACTTGTTTCTTGCCCCCCTTCAGCTTATAGCAAAAGATGAATCACGACTTCGTTATGCTGCAGCTTTTGTCCGACAGGGAGCACTCAAAGCAATGGGAACATTTGCTGCCGAAATGTGTGCTCCTAACTGTTTGAAACTAGTCTTGAATCCTTTATCGGATTCTGAAGCTGAATGGGGTTGCATAATACTCACAGAACTTTTGAGGTGTCTGAATCCAGAAGCAGTAAAGAAACTGGTCATACTTGCTATCCAGAAGATTCTTCAG GGTACTGGTCCTTCACATTTGAAGGTTTCTCTTCTCCAAGGTTCCTTCGTGCTGGATATATGGAACAAGATTGGTAAACAAGCGTATGTGGAAACAGTACATCCATTTGTTGTATCAAACTTACTTGGTACTCCTTGCAAGAGCTCTGCTGTTGCTGCCTCTGTCCTGTTGATTGGCTCTAGTGAGGAACTTGGTGTTCCTGTTACTGTTCATCAG ACGATCTTACCTCTCCTTCACTGCTTTGGCAAGGGGCTCAGTGATGATGGAATTGATGTCTTAGTTAGAATTG GTGGTCTTTTTGGAGAGAATTTCATAGTCAGACAGATTCTACCGTTACTAAGAATTGTCATTCTTTCGTGCATTGACAATTCATTTGCAAATAAGCATGAAGCTGCACAGAGTTGGAGTTCTTTGGTCCTAATGGACTGTCTAATGACTTTAGATGGTCTCACTGCTTCCTTGACAAGGGAGGTGCTTGTTAAGGAGCTTGTTGAG GACGGCAGATTCTTATATCTTCAGGTTCTCATGCAGACCAACTTGGGAATTCAGGTGGTCGAG GGTGCTGCAAGAAATCTGCTAGCTCTTTGTCAGCAAATTGGATCAGATTTAACAGCATTACACGTCCTTCCAAAACTCAGGAAACTTTTTGATGAGCTTGCCTTCTCCCAGGAGAAAGCAGGCCATTCTAGCATCCAGGGCGGAATTCGAGGTCCCAGCACCAAGGGGGAAGATGAGAACAAAATTACAAGCCGTTTGGACCTTGT AATGCTTTTATATCCATCATTTGCATCTCTTCTTGGTATAGAGAAGCTTCGCCAGTGTTGTGCCACATGGTTGCTACTAGAGCAGTTTCTTCTGCGCCGTTATAACTGGAAG TGGGAATCCGCAGGGGAATCCTCACGAAGCGGTCCAGGAACATATGCTAGAAAGCTGTCTCTTGGTGAGAGCTTAACTTCTGAATGTACTCCAGCTAAGAAGTTGCTGAATGGTTTAGGGTGGTCAACACCTCAATCACAAGGAAAAAGAGGCTCCAAAACCCCTACATTAAACAGACATCTGTCTAGCCAACATCAGGATTCTGCAGATAGGAATGCAAGAGGCTCAGATTTTAGCAAGATGGAACCCTGGTATTGGTTCCCGAGTCCAGCTGCTAATTGGAGTGGCCCTGATTTTATTGGCCGTCCTGGTGGTTCAAAGGATGAACTTCCATGGAAAATCAAAGCATCTGTTCTGCACTCTGTTCGAGCACATCACGGAGTGCTAAGATCTATAGCAGTCTGCCAAGATGAATGCTTTCTTTTCACTGCTGGAGTTGGTCCAGGATTCAAAGGGATTGTTCAAAAGTGGGAGTTGTCAAGAATTGATTCTATATCTGGTTATTACGGCCATGAAGAG GTTGTGAATGACATTTGTCTTTTGGCATCCGGTGGAAGGGTAGCATCCTGTGATGGGACAGTGCATGTGTGGAATGGCCAAACGGGGAAGCTAATATCTGTGTTTGCAGAGTTTTCGACAAGCTCTGTGCAACATACTGGCCCTTTGGCCAAAGCTTCAAAGTTGAATGCAGAACAGGCTAATATGCTACATTTCAATTCATTGTCAG CAATACGGAAACCCTCAATATCCATCTTGGGTTGCTGTTGGGCAAAGTTCTGGCTATTGCAGATTATTTGA